The genomic stretch GGCCCAGCTGCTTCTGCAGCTTCATCAAAAGGTTGATGATCTGCGCCTGGACCGAGACGTCGAGGGCCGAGACCGGCTCGTCGCACACGAGCAGCTTCGGCTTCAGGATGAGCGCACGGGCGATACCGATACGCTGGCACTGGCCGCCCGAGAATTCGTGCGGATAACGGTCCATCCAGGCCTTGTTCAAGCCCACCAGCTCCATGAGCTCGCCAACCTGGCGTCGGCGCTCCTCGGCGCTGTCCTTGCCCGGGAAGTTCAGGAGGGGGCGCTCGATGATCTGGCGCACGGTCATGCGCGGGTCGAGAGAGGCAAGCGGGTCCTGGAAGATGATCTGCATGTTGCGGCGCTCGAGCCGCAGATCCTCGCCGCCCAGCTCGGAGAAATCCTTGCCCATCCAGACGGTGCGCCCGCCGGTCGGCTCGACCAGGCGCAGCACCGCCCGGCAGAGCGTGGACTTGCCGCAGCCGCTCTCGCCCACGATGCCGAGCGTCTCACCCGGCATCAGTTCGAAGCTGACGCCGTCCAAGGCCTTGACCCAGCGCCGTTCGCCGCCGAACAGGCTGCGGCGCTTCATCGGGAAATGGACCTTGAGGTCCTCGATCTTGAGCAGCGGTTCGCTCATAGGGACACCAGTCATAGGCTCACGACATGGCAGGCGACGCTGCGCGTGCCGTTGTCTTGAAGGATCGGGCGCACGGTCTTGCAGCGCGGTTCGCGGAACGCGCAGCGCGGCTCGAACGGACAGCCGGCCGCTTCCTTGGCGACCGCCGGCGGCTGGCCCGGGATCGTGTGCAGCTCGCCATGGGTCTGCTCGTCGAGCCGCGGCGTCGAATTCAGCAGGCCGCGCGTATAGGGGTGCTTCGGGTCGGCGAAGAGCTCCTCCGCCGGCCCGCTTTCCATGATCCGCCCGCCATAGAGCACGATCACCCGGTCGCAGAGCGAGGCCACCACGCCCAGGTCGTGCGTCACCAGCACGACCGTCGTGCCGAGGTCAGCCGACAGATCCTTCATGAGGTCGAGGATCTGCGCCTGGACCGTAACATCGAGTGCCGTCGTCGGCTCATCGGCGAACAGGATCGCGGGCTGGCACAAGAGCGCCATGGAGATCATCACGCGCTGGCGCATGCCGCCCGAGAACTCGTGCGGATAGAGCCGGATGCGCCGGGCGGCGTCAGGGATCGAGACGGCGTCGAGCATCTCGATCGCCCGCTTCATCGCCTCGTCCTTGCCCATGCCGCGGTGCTTCACCAGCACCTCGGTCAGCTGCGTCGAGATGCGCAGGAACGGGTTGAGCGAGGTCATCGGATCCTGGAAGATCATCGACATGGACGCGCCGCGGAGCTTGTCCAGCTCCTCGTCCCTCATGCCGAGGATTTCCTGGCCGCGGAGCTTGACGCTGCCGGAGGCCTGGCCGTTCTTGGCGAGCAGGCCCATGAGCGACATCAGGATCTGGCTCTTGCCAGAGCCGCTCTCGCCGACGATGCCGACGATCTCGCCGGCGTTGAGGCTGAAGCTGACACCGTTGACCGCGGCGACCTTGCCGCTGTCGGTGCGGAATTCGACCCTGAGGTCGTCGACGGCGAGAATGGGCTCACCCTTGCGGACGGCGGTCGCGGGCCGCTCGGCGATCTTGGTTGCGGCCATCTTAGCGGTCCTTCGGATCGAATGCGTCGCGCAGCCCGTCGGCGATGAAATTGAGGCTGAACAGCGTCGCCGCCAGGAACAGGCCGGGGACGACCAATTGCCACCAGGCCGTGTCCATCGCCTGGGCGCCGCCGTCGATGAGCGTGCCCCAGCTCGATTGCGGCTCCTGCACGCCGAGCCCCAGGTACGACAGGAAGCTCTCGCCGAGGATCACTTCCGGCACCAGCAGGCTCGCATAGACGATGACGGGGCCGATCGTGTTCGGGATGATGTGCTGGCGCACGATCGAGAACGGCTTCATGCCGCCGGCGCGCGCCGCCTCGATGAATTCCTTGTGCTTCAAGCTCAAGGTCTGGCCGCGCACGATGACGGCGATGGTGAGCCACAGGAGCGCCCCGATCGCGATCAGGATCGATTCCATGCCGCGGCCCAGCACCATGGTCAACATGATGACGAAGAACAGGAACGGCAGGCTGTAGAGCACGTCGACGATGCGCATCATGACCGTGTCGACGGCGCCGCCGAAGAAGCCGGCGACGGCGCCGTAGCTGATGCCGATGACGATCGCAACGATGGTCGCGAGCACGCCGATCAGGAGCGAGGTGCGGCCGCCTTCGAGCACGCGGGCGAGCAAGTCGCGGCCGAGGTCGTCAGTGCCGAAGACATGGCCGGTCGTGAGCGACGGCGGGATCGAGATGCTGTCGAAGTCGGACGCGTTCGGGTCGAACGGCAGCACGAACGGCCCGAACGCGCAGGCGAGCACGATGAGCGAGAGCACGACCAGGCCGACCATGGCCATGCGGTTGCGCCGCATGCGCGCGAAGCCGTCCTTGAGCTTGGACCGGCCGCCGACGCCGGCGCCGTGCTCGGACTCATGGATGAGCTCAAACGCGGCGTCACTCATAGCGCACCTTCGGATCGACCAGCGAATACATGAGATCGACGACCAGATTGGCAATGATGATGAGCACGCCGTAGAAAATGACCGTGCCCATCACCAGCGTGTAGTCGCGGTTGGACGCCGCCTCGACGAAATAGCGGCCGATGCCGGGGATGGCGAAGGCACGCTCGATCACGACCGAGCCGGTGACGATGCCGGCGGTGGCAGGCCCGAGATAGGCCAAGGTCGGCAACAGGCCGCCCAGGAGCGCGTGGCGAGTGACGGTGAGCCGGATGCCGAGGCCCTTGGCGCGCGCCGTGCGCACATGGTTCGAACGTAGCGATTCGATCATGCTGCCGCGGGTCAGCCGCGAGATCGCGGCGATATTCGGGATCGAGAGCGCCAGCACCGGCAGGATCTTGTGCTGCCAATGACCGTCCCAGCCCGCGACCGGCAGCCAGCCCAAGGCCAAGCCGAAGATCAACTGGTAAATGGGCGCCATGACGAAGGTCGGGATGGCAATGCCGGTCATGCCGACGGTCATGACCGAGTAGTCCCAGGCGCTGTTCTGTTTCAGGGCCGCGAGCGTGCCCAAGAAGATGCCGATGCTCGCCGAGATCAACATGGCCCAAAGCCCGATCTCAAGCGAGATCGGGAAGCCCCGGAAGATCAG from Aliidongia dinghuensis encodes the following:
- a CDS encoding ABC transporter ATP-binding protein; the protein is MSEPLLKIEDLKVHFPMKRRSLFGGERRWVKALDGVSFELMPGETLGIVGESGCGKSTLCRAVLRLVEPTGGRTVWMGKDFSELGGEDLRLERRNMQIIFQDPLASLDPRMTVRQIIERPLLNFPGKDSAEERRRQVGELMELVGLNKAWMDRYPHEFSGGQCQRIGIARALILKPKLLVCDEPVSALDVSVQAQIINLLMKLQKQLGLSYLFISHNLSVVRHISHRVMVLYLGKVMEIAERDDFYRRPLHPYSQALISAVPLPDPKLEKVKPRMRLQGDLPSPLNPPSGCPFRTRCPRATEICAKEMPALRDYGSGHVAACHHIEI
- a CDS encoding ABC transporter ATP-binding protein gives rise to the protein MAATKIAERPATAVRKGEPILAVDDLRVEFRTDSGKVAAVNGVSFSLNAGEIVGIVGESGSGKSQILMSLMGLLAKNGQASGSVKLRGQEILGMRDEELDKLRGASMSMIFQDPMTSLNPFLRISTQLTEVLVKHRGMGKDEAMKRAIEMLDAVSIPDAARRIRLYPHEFSGGMRQRVMISMALLCQPAILFADEPTTALDVTVQAQILDLMKDLSADLGTTVVLVTHDLGVVASLCDRVIVLYGGRIMESGPAEELFADPKHPYTRGLLNSTPRLDEQTHGELHTIPGQPPAVAKEAAGCPFEPRCAFREPRCKTVRPILQDNGTRSVACHVVSL
- a CDS encoding ABC transporter permease, which gives rise to MSDAAFELIHESEHGAGVGGRSKLKDGFARMRRNRMAMVGLVVLSLIVLACAFGPFVLPFDPNASDFDSISIPPSLTTGHVFGTDDLGRDLLARVLEGGRTSLLIGVLATIVAIVIGISYGAVAGFFGGAVDTVMMRIVDVLYSLPFLFFVIMLTMVLGRGMESILIAIGALLWLTIAVIVRGQTLSLKHKEFIEAARAGGMKPFSIVRQHIIPNTIGPVIVYASLLVPEVILGESFLSYLGLGVQEPQSSWGTLIDGGAQAMDTAWWQLVVPGLFLAATLFSLNFIADGLRDAFDPKDR
- the oppB gene encoding oligopeptide ABC transporter permease OppB — encoded protein: MLRYLLRRLLVSIPTLFAIIAISFFMIRVAPGGPFDANRKATPEVMANLNKAYHLDEPLPVQFGRYLWGVLHLDFGPSFKYRDYTVSELIFRGFPISLEIGLWAMLISASIGIFLGTLAALKQNSAWDYSVMTVGMTGIAIPTFVMAPIYQLIFGLALGWLPVAGWDGHWQHKILPVLALSIPNIAAISRLTRGSMIESLRSNHVRTARAKGLGIRLTVTRHALLGGLLPTLAYLGPATAGIVTGSVVIERAFAIPGIGRYFVEAASNRDYTLVMGTVIFYGVLIIIANLVVDLMYSLVDPKVRYE